The proteins below are encoded in one region of Pseudonocardia sp. DSM 110487:
- a CDS encoding carbonic anhydrase: MSAEELIKRYEAGGGRLAAASAEGLAVPPSLHTAVVTCMDSRIDVFALFGMNIGETHVLRNAGGVVTDDVIRSLTISQRKLGTRDVLLVQHSGCGLATFTDDEFCEELAAETGMRPSWRTHAFREPAQSVRRDIAQLRHDPFLHPDTRVRGFVLDIQAFVLDEVFVD; the protein is encoded by the coding sequence GTGAGTGCCGAGGAGCTGATCAAGCGGTACGAAGCGGGCGGCGGGCGGCTCGCCGCCGCGAGCGCCGAGGGGCTGGCAGTGCCGCCGTCCCTCCACACGGCGGTGGTGACGTGCATGGACTCCCGGATCGACGTCTTCGCCCTGTTCGGCATGAACATCGGCGAGACGCACGTGCTCCGCAACGCGGGCGGCGTGGTCACCGACGACGTGATCCGCTCCCTCACGATCAGCCAGCGCAAGCTGGGCACGCGCGACGTGCTGCTCGTCCAGCACAGCGGCTGCGGTCTGGCCACGTTCACCGACGACGAGTTCTGCGAGGAGCTGGCGGCCGAGACCGGGATGCGGCCGTCCTGGCGCACCCACGCGTTCCGGGAGCCCGCGCAGAGCGTGCGGCGCGACATCGCCCAGCTGCGTCACGATCCCTTCCTGCACCCCGACACCCGGGTGCGCGGGTTCGTGCTCGACATCCAGGCGTTCGTGCTCGACGAGGTCTTCGTCGACTGA
- a CDS encoding excalibur calcium-binding domain-containing protein translates to MAAKWVGGVAAVVAVLALAAQCGGTDAPVSGTAQIAPTTGPAPIQPALAAPAPTTAAGATTARPAPTTTRPAPTPTPGPQPAPRPQPRPQPQPAAEERDDDEDSGGGPVYYKNCDAVRAANAAPIRRGEPGYASHLDRDRDGTGCDRG, encoded by the coding sequence ATGGCAGCGAAGTGGGTCGGTGGTGTTGCCGCCGTGGTCGCCGTCCTCGCCCTCGCCGCGCAGTGCGGCGGCACCGACGCGCCGGTGTCCGGCACCGCGCAGATCGCCCCGACCACCGGTCCCGCGCCGATTCAGCCGGCGCTCGCCGCGCCCGCCCCGACCACCGCCGCAGGCGCGACGACGGCCCGGCCCGCGCCAACCACGACACGTCCCGCTCCGACCCCAACGCCGGGCCCGCAACCCGCACCGCGTCCGCAGCCCCGCCCCCAGCCCCAGCCCGCTGCCGAGGAGCGCGATGACGACGAGGACAGCGGCGGCGGGCCCGTGTACTACAAGAACTGCGACGCGGTGCGCGCTGCGAACGCCGCTCCGATCCGGCGGGGCGAGCCCGGCTACGCGTCCCACCTGGATCGGGACCGCGACGGCACAGGCTGCGACCGCGGCTGA
- a CDS encoding MarR family winged helix-turn-helix transcriptional regulator codes for MCSRTANLLGALGIALADAQIAELAASSGLAPTDAAALNAVGVAPGCSIGAVRVALGITHPGTVRTVDRLAAAGLVERRAGVDGRTVSLHLSPAGEEVWQRQADARIDGLERTIERLAPAERADVERIVSALLVAVTGDEESAERICRLCDEYRCPQDRCPVTLAIGAGA; via the coding sequence ATGTGTTCTCGGACTGCAAACCTCCTCGGCGCACTGGGCATCGCCCTCGCCGACGCGCAGATCGCCGAGCTCGCGGCGTCGTCCGGTCTCGCACCCACCGACGCGGCGGCCCTCAACGCGGTCGGGGTGGCACCCGGCTGCAGCATCGGTGCCGTACGGGTCGCGCTCGGGATCACGCATCCCGGCACCGTGCGCACCGTCGACCGGCTCGCCGCGGCCGGGCTCGTCGAGCGTCGCGCCGGCGTGGACGGCCGCACGGTCTCGCTGCACCTCAGCCCCGCGGGGGAGGAGGTGTGGCAGCGGCAGGCCGACGCCCGCATCGACGGGCTGGAGCGCACGATCGAGCGGCTCGCGCCCGCCGAGCGCGCTGACGTCGAGCGGATCGTCTCGGCGCTCCTCGTCGCGGTCACCGGCGACGAGGAGTCGGCGGAACGAATCTGCCGGCTGTGCGACGAGTACCGCTGCCCGCAGGACCGGTGCCCGGTCACCCTCGCGATCGGAGCGGGCGCGTGA
- a CDS encoding DMT family transporter, with translation MRAGGPLLMVASAATWAAGLVLTKVALDVTGAAPGSALVVQLVASVGVLAVACAATGAGLAGAWRHGWVGLLEPGISYQFALAGLALTSATNASVLGSLEPVLVPLIAWALLRQRPRPRLLVVIAAATVGSALVSFSAGGGNGSWAGDGLIFAGVVAAALYVVVASKQVVAVEPLPAALTQQVWALGFVIACQFVLAGPLLSATPGQLLLIAAAGVLNYALPFWLYLTALTRMPVARAATYLTLIPVFGVLGAVLVLGERLTWLDFVGGALVVGSLVADARSAPAKDDVAEARR, from the coding sequence GTGAGGGCGGGCGGGCCGCTGCTGATGGTGGCGAGCGCCGCCACGTGGGCGGCGGGTCTGGTCCTCACGAAGGTCGCGCTCGACGTCACGGGGGCGGCGCCCGGCTCGGCGCTGGTGGTGCAGCTGGTCGCCTCCGTCGGCGTGCTGGCCGTCGCCTGCGCGGCCACGGGCGCCGGGCTCGCGGGTGCATGGAGGCACGGGTGGGTCGGGCTGCTCGAGCCCGGGATCTCCTACCAGTTCGCCCTTGCAGGGCTCGCGCTCACCAGCGCGACCAACGCGAGCGTGCTGGGGAGCCTCGAGCCGGTGTTGGTGCCGCTCATCGCTTGGGCCCTGCTGCGCCAACGGCCGCGGCCGCGGCTCCTCGTCGTGATCGCCGCTGCGACCGTGGGGTCGGCGCTGGTGTCGTTCTCGGCCGGCGGGGGCAACGGGTCGTGGGCGGGCGACGGGCTCATCTTCGCGGGCGTCGTCGCAGCCGCGCTGTACGTCGTGGTGGCCTCGAAGCAGGTCGTGGCCGTCGAGCCGCTCCCCGCCGCGCTCACGCAGCAGGTGTGGGCGCTCGGCTTCGTGATCGCCTGCCAGTTCGTGCTGGCCGGGCCGCTGCTCTCGGCGACCCCTGGTCAGCTCCTGCTGATCGCCGCGGCCGGCGTGCTCAACTACGCGCTGCCGTTCTGGCTCTACCTCACCGCCCTCACCCGGATGCCGGTCGCGCGGGCGGCCACCTACCTCACGCTGATCCCGGTCTTCGGCGTGCTCGGCGCGGTGCTCGTGCTGGGGGAGCGGCTCACGTGGCTGGACTTCGTCGGCGGCGCGCTCGTGGTCGGCAGCCTCGTTGCCGACGCACGGTCCGCTCCCGCGAAGGACGACGTGGCGGAGGCGCGCCGGTGA
- a CDS encoding DJ-1/PfpI family protein → MTTYGILVFDGVQELDFVGPWEVFHGSSRRRGRADTVVLVAERPGLVRCANGMRVVPDHTLADHPPLDVLLVPGGAHSRIEAEMANPAVMGWITSTAATAEWATSVCTGAFLMHAAGVSRGRRVATERALEDELERLGDITVVRDARYVVDGNLVSSQGVSAGIDMALWLVGRIHGREHARAVMRTIQYEPAPPYLADEPA, encoded by the coding sequence GTGACCACGTACGGGATCCTCGTCTTCGACGGGGTGCAGGAGCTCGACTTCGTCGGACCGTGGGAGGTGTTCCACGGATCCTCGCGCCGCCGCGGCCGCGCCGACACGGTGGTGCTCGTCGCCGAGCGTCCTGGCCTCGTCCGGTGCGCCAACGGGATGCGGGTGGTGCCCGATCACACGCTGGCCGACCACCCGCCGCTCGACGTGCTGCTCGTCCCCGGTGGGGCGCATTCGCGGATCGAGGCGGAGATGGCCAACCCCGCCGTCATGGGCTGGATCACGAGCACGGCCGCGACCGCCGAGTGGGCCACGAGCGTGTGCACCGGCGCGTTCCTGATGCATGCCGCCGGCGTGTCGCGTGGCCGCCGGGTGGCCACCGAACGCGCCCTCGAGGACGAGCTGGAGCGACTCGGGGACATCACAGTCGTACGCGACGCCCGGTACGTGGTCGACGGCAACCTGGTGTCCAGCCAGGGCGTGTCCGCGGGGATCGACATGGCGCTGTGGCTGGTCGGGCGCATCCACGGCCGCGAGCACGCCCGGGCGGTCATGCGGACGATCCAGTACGAGCCTGCTCCGCCCTACCTGGCCGACGAGCCGGCCTGA
- a CDS encoding LacI family DNA-binding transcriptional regulator yields the protein MPKPRSAPRLADVAARASVSIATASRALAGREGVSETVAAHVREVALRMGYVANVHARTLAGGATSTVGLIVHEIGDPYFSEIASGVIGVAAERGFSVQICHSGRDPRNELHQVRTLIAHRTDAIIVAGSGYTEPAMQAESNAVLSAFQESGGRVAVIGRHHLAADAVRPANEAAGAAAAAHLLELGHRRIGVIAGPPILTTVADRLAGVGRSLAAHGLTLDDVPVLHTDFTRNGGASGAERLVAEHPDLTALIALNDLMAIGVLSTLRARGIAVPGQVSVAGIDDVAVAADLAPSLTTVRLPMTEMGELALTMALKPPSARRRRKNTGHELIVRDSTGPAPR from the coding sequence ATGCCCAAACCGCGGTCGGCGCCGCGCCTCGCCGACGTCGCGGCACGCGCCAGCGTGTCCATCGCCACGGCGTCCCGGGCGCTCGCGGGCCGCGAGGGCGTGAGCGAGACGGTCGCCGCGCACGTGCGCGAGGTGGCCCTGCGGATGGGCTACGTCGCCAACGTCCACGCTCGTACGCTCGCGGGCGGCGCCACGTCCACGGTCGGCTTGATCGTCCACGAGATCGGCGACCCGTACTTCTCCGAGATCGCGAGCGGCGTGATCGGTGTGGCGGCGGAGCGCGGGTTCTCCGTGCAGATCTGCCACTCGGGGCGCGACCCCCGCAACGAGCTGCACCAGGTCCGCACGCTCATCGCCCACCGCACCGACGCGATCATCGTGGCCGGGTCCGGCTACACCGAGCCCGCGATGCAGGCGGAGTCGAACGCCGTGCTCAGCGCGTTCCAGGAGTCCGGCGGGCGGGTGGCCGTCATCGGGCGCCACCACCTCGCGGCCGACGCCGTGCGCCCCGCCAACGAGGCGGCGGGCGCCGCCGCGGCCGCACACCTGCTGGAACTCGGCCACCGCCGGATCGGGGTGATCGCCGGTCCCCCCATCCTCACCACGGTGGCCGACCGGCTGGCCGGCGTCGGACGGTCGCTCGCCGCCCACGGGCTCACCCTGGACGACGTGCCGGTGCTGCACACCGACTTCACCCGCAACGGCGGCGCGTCCGGGGCCGAGCGGCTCGTGGCCGAGCACCCCGACCTCACCGCGCTCATCGCGCTGAACGACCTGATGGCGATCGGGGTGCTGTCGACGCTGCGCGCCCGCGGGATCGCCGTGCCGGGGCAGGTGTCCGTGGCCGGAATCGACGACGTCGCGGTCGCGGCCGACCTCGCCCCCAGCCTCACCACCGTCCGGCTCCCGATGACCGAGATGGGCGAGCTGGCCTTGACGATGGCGCTCAAACCGCCCTCGGCCCGCAGGAGGCGCAAGAACACCGGCCACGAACTGATCGTGCGCGACTCGACGGGCCCGGCACCGCGCTGA